A section of the Mergibacter septicus genome encodes:
- the ulaR gene encoding HTH-type transcriptional regulator UlaR yields the protein MNKDYRQKQLLNLLGEKQVLSTAEIVNSLGISPATARRDITELDTLGLLKKVRNGVEAVKQGIMTSGIKDHRINNIDEKQKIANVATEICRDGESIFLTCGSTMLMLAKALCGRKVQIITNYLPLANYVIEHDHDDVVIMGGQYNKNQAITLALDTNTDAMYSANIMFTSGKGITKNGLYKTDMLIANSEQRMLSRVEKLIVLLDSSKLGKQAGMLFTSLEHIDLLITDKAADPKIIEELRAKGLKIILA from the coding sequence GTGAACAAAGATTATCGCCAAAAACAGCTTTTGAATTTATTAGGTGAAAAACAAGTATTATCAACAGCAGAGATTGTCAATTCATTAGGCATATCTCCCGCTACTGCAAGACGTGATATTACTGAATTGGATACATTGGGGCTATTAAAGAAAGTGAGAAATGGTGTCGAAGCTGTCAAGCAAGGAATAATGACATCTGGCATTAAAGATCACCGTATTAATAATATTGATGAAAAACAAAAAATAGCAAATGTTGCAACAGAAATATGTCGAGATGGAGAAAGCATTTTTCTAACCTGTGGTTCAACAATGTTGATGTTAGCTAAAGCATTATGTGGACGTAAAGTACAAATTATTACTAATTATCTTCCTTTAGCAAATTATGTGATTGAACATGATCACGATGACGTTGTCATTATGGGAGGACAATATAATAAAAACCAAGCGATTACGTTAGCTTTAGATACTAATACCGATGCAATGTATTCTGCCAATATTATGTTTACAAGCGGAAAAGGGATCACCAAGAATGGATTGTATAAAACTGATATGTTGATAGCTAATTCTGAACAGAGAATGTTATCAAGAGTAGAGAAGTTAATCGTATTACTTGATAGCTCTAAATTAGGTAAGCAAGCTGGAATGTTATTTACATCATTAGAGCACATTGATCTTCTGATTACGGATAAAGCGGCAGATCCTAAAATAATCGAAGAATTAAGAGCCAAAGGATTAAAAATCATTCTTGCTTGA
- the deoC gene encoding deoxyribose-phosphate aldolase: protein MSISNLTDLTQVAKIALSLMDLTTLNDDDTPERVISLCEKEQNPIGQTAAVCIYPQFIPVARQTLTQLGYPQVQIATVTNFPAGNDNIQQAVAETKAAIEAGADEVDVVFPYQALIAGNTQIGFELVQACKQACGEKLLKVIIETGELKTPELIRLASELSIKAGADFIKTSTGKVAVNATLAAAEVMLNTIKDLGVADRVGFKAAGGVRTTAEAQQYLQLAASLFGESWLTPRYFRFGASGLLTSLLETLGIDIEQQHSAY from the coding sequence ATGTCAATTTCCAACCTAACAGACCTCACACAAGTCGCAAAAATCGCATTATCATTAATGGATTTAACCACCCTCAATGATGATGATACCCCCGAACGGGTAATCAGCTTATGTGAGAAAGAACAAAATCCCATCGGGCAAACCGCCGCCGTCTGCATTTATCCACAATTTATCCCTGTTGCCCGCCAAACCTTAACCCAACTCGGTTACCCACAAGTACAGATTGCCACCGTAACAAATTTTCCAGCTGGGAATGACAATATTCAACAAGCGGTTGCTGAAACCAAAGCAGCGATAGAAGCAGGGGCAGATGAAGTTGATGTGGTCTTCCCTTATCAAGCTTTAATTGCGGGTAATACCCAAATTGGTTTTGAATTAGTACAAGCCTGTAAGCAAGCTTGTGGAGAAAAATTATTAAAAGTGATCATCGAAACAGGAGAGCTAAAAACCCCAGAATTAATTCGTTTAGCCTCTGAACTTTCGATCAAAGCAGGTGCCGATTTTATCAAAACTTCAACAGGCAAAGTCGCAGTGAATGCCACCCTTGCTGCTGCTGAAGTAATGCTAAATACTATCAAAGATCTTGGCGTTGCAGATCGAGTAGGTTTTAAAGCGGCAGGGGGCGTCAGAACCACCGCTGAAGCCCAACAATATTTACAACTTGCCGCTTCTCTCTTTGGTGAAAGTTGGTTGACACCACGTTATTTCAGATTTGGGGCATCAGGGTTATTAACCTCACTATTAGAAACATTAGGTATTGATATTGAACAACAACATAGTGCTTATTAA
- a CDS encoding NupC/NupG family nucleoside CNT transporter yields MSVLSSLFGIIALLAIGFLLSNNRKAINLRSVFGAFLIQAGIGALVLYVPVGRDVLIKVSNGVNNVIQYGNKGIEFLFGGLVSDKMFEVFGGGGFIFAFRVLPSIVFFAALISVLYYLGIMQVIIRILGGFLQSMLKTSKTESMSAAANIFVGQTEAPLLVRPYIATMTNSELFAVMSGGLASIAGSVLAGYASMGVPLPYLIAASFMAAPGGLLFAKLLFPQTEVFNDDLKIEDRGEEKPANFLDAIAGGATSGMHLALNVGAMLLAFIAIIALLNGILGGIGGWFNYPELSLELILGWIFKPLAWALGVPWNEASIAGTFIGQKLVINEFVAYFNFTNLTPDVAAALSDKTKAIITFALCGFANFSSIAVLIGGLGTMAPNRRKDIARLGIKAVIAGSLSNFMSAAIAGFFISLSGSVL; encoded by the coding sequence ATGTCCGTGCTTTCGAGTCTTTTCGGTATTATTGCTTTGTTAGCAATTGGATTTTTACTATCCAATAACCGTAAGGCTATCAACTTACGTTCTGTCTTTGGGGCTTTTTTAATTCAAGCGGGGATTGGGGCATTGGTGTTATATGTACCAGTTGGTCGTGATGTATTAATCAAAGTTTCAAATGGCGTAAATAATGTTATTCAGTATGGCAACAAAGGAATTGAATTCCTTTTTGGTGGCTTAGTCAGCGATAAAATGTTTGAAGTCTTTGGTGGTGGTGGATTTATCTTCGCCTTCAGAGTATTGCCTTCGATTGTTTTCTTTGCTGCCTTAATTTCTGTGCTTTACTATCTAGGCATAATGCAAGTGATTATCCGCATTCTAGGTGGTTTTTTACAATCAATGCTTAAAACCTCAAAAACAGAATCAATGTCAGCAGCGGCTAATATTTTCGTGGGTCAAACTGAAGCACCACTACTTGTTCGCCCTTATATTGCCACAATGACAAATTCAGAGTTATTTGCGGTGATGAGCGGTGGTTTAGCCTCAATCGCAGGTTCTGTATTGGCAGGTTATGCTTCAATGGGCGTACCATTACCTTACTTAATCGCCGCTTCCTTTATGGCAGCACCGGGTGGTTTACTCTTTGCTAAATTGCTTTTCCCACAAACAGAAGTATTTAATGATGATCTTAAAATTGAAGATCGTGGCGAAGAAAAACCAGCTAACTTTCTTGATGCGATTGCAGGTGGTGCAACCTCAGGTATGCACTTAGCCTTAAACGTAGGAGCAATGCTTTTAGCCTTTATTGCAATTATTGCATTATTAAATGGTATCTTAGGTGGTATCGGTGGTTGGTTTAATTACCCAGAATTAAGCTTAGAATTAATTTTAGGTTGGATCTTCAAACCACTCGCTTGGGCATTAGGTGTACCTTGGAATGAAGCAAGCATCGCTGGAACATTTATTGGACAAAAATTAGTGATCAATGAGTTTGTCGCTTATTTTAACTTTACCAACTTAACCCCAGATGTTGCAGCCGCTTTAAGTGATAAAACAAAAGCAATCATCACCTTTGCACTTTGTGGCTTTGCTAACTTCAGCTCAATTGCGGTATTAATCGGTGGCTTAGGCACAATGGCACCAAACCGCCGTAAAGACATTGCTCGTTTAGGGATTAAAGCCGTTATCGCTGGTTCATTATCCAACTTTATGAGTGCTGCGATTGCAGGTTTCTTCATTAGTTTAAGTGGTTCGGTATTATAA
- the araD gene encoding L-ribulose-5-phosphate 4-epimerase, which produces MLEELKQKVLEANLKLPKYHLVTFTWGNVSAVDREKNLMVIKPSGVEYDVMTLEDMVVVDIATGKVVEGTKKPSSDTPTHLELYRQFTTIGGIVHTHSRHATIWSQTGKDLYALGTTHADYFYGTIPCTRKMTPPEIMGEYEKETGKVIVETFINRKINPIDVPAVLVYSHGPFVWGTDADNAVHNAVVLEEIAYMNLFSTQLNSLMQPMQQELLDKHYLRKHGKNAYYGQ; this is translated from the coding sequence ATGTTAGAAGAATTAAAACAAAAAGTGTTAGAAGCTAACTTGAAACTTCCGAAATATCATCTTGTTACTTTTACTTGGGGAAATGTTAGTGCGGTAGATCGTGAGAAGAATCTGATGGTAATAAAACCATCAGGAGTTGAATATGATGTAATGACTTTGGAAGATATGGTAGTAGTGGATATTGCAACAGGTAAGGTAGTAGAAGGAACGAAAAAACCTTCATCTGATACGCCAACTCATTTAGAGCTTTATCGCCAATTTACAACAATAGGAGGGATTGTCCACACACATTCTAGGCACGCCACAATATGGTCTCAAACAGGAAAAGATTTATATGCTTTAGGAACAACTCATGCCGATTATTTTTATGGGACAATTCCTTGTACACGCAAGATGACACCACCAGAAATTATGGGCGAATATGAGAAAGAAACAGGAAAAGTAATTGTTGAAACTTTTATCAATAGAAAAATTAACCCCATTGATGTTCCTGCGGTGTTAGTTTATTCTCACGGACCATTTGTTTGGGGAACAGATGCTGATAATGCGGTACACAATGCCGTAGTATTAGAAGAAATTGCTTATATGAACTTATTTAGTACACAATTAAATTCTTTAATGCAGCCAATGCAACAAGAATTATTAGATAAGCACTATTTACGCAAGCATGGAAAAAATGCCTATTATGGACAATAA
- a CDS encoding L-ribulose-5-phosphate 3-epimerase produces MRKHKLGIYEKALPKDISWQDRLSIAKACGFDFIEISIDETDERLSRLYWQKEQKLHLVESILTTGITIPSMCLSGHRRFPFGSKDPNIRQKAYEIMEKAIEFAVDIGIRTIQLAGYDVYYEEQDESTIQRFREGLEWAVERAASSQVMLSMEIMDTEFMSSISRWLQWNEIIRSPWFTVYPDLGNLSAWNDDVIHQLHLGIDKISAIHLKDTYKVTKDYQGQFRDVPFGDGCVDFVSCFQTLANLNYRGAFLIEMWTEKSTDPIVEIIQAKRWIEQKMQEGGLQC; encoded by the coding sequence ATGAGAAAACATAAATTAGGGATATATGAAAAAGCACTCCCTAAGGATATTAGTTGGCAGGATCGATTATCCATTGCTAAAGCCTGTGGTTTTGATTTTATCGAAATTTCGATTGATGAAACAGACGAACGCTTATCACGTTTGTATTGGCAAAAAGAACAAAAATTACATTTAGTAGAAAGTATTCTTACCACAGGTATTACCATTCCATCAATGTGTTTATCTGGTCATAGACGTTTTCCGTTTGGCAGTAAAGATCCCAATATTCGGCAGAAAGCTTATGAGATTATGGAAAAAGCGATTGAGTTTGCAGTAGATATAGGGATTAGAACAATTCAATTAGCAGGCTATGATGTTTATTATGAAGAACAAGATGAAAGTACCATTCAACGCTTTCGTGAAGGATTAGAATGGGCGGTAGAGCGAGCAGCAAGTAGCCAAGTTATGCTTTCTATGGAAATAATGGATACCGAATTTATGAGTTCTATTAGTCGATGGTTACAATGGAATGAAATTATTCGTTCCCCTTGGTTTACAGTCTATCCTGATTTAGGAAATCTTTCTGCTTGGAATGATGATGTTATTCATCAATTACATCTAGGTATTGATAAAATTTCAGCAATTCATTTAAAAGATACCTATAAAGTAACTAAAGATTATCAAGGTCAATTTAGAGATGTTCCTTTTGGTGATGGTTGTGTTGATTTTGTCAGCTGTTTTCAAACATTAGCTAACCTAAATTATCGAGGTGCTTTTTTAATTGAAATGTGGACAGAAAAATCAACTGACCCAATTGTTGAGATTATTCAAGCAAAACGTTGGATTGAGCAAAAAATGCAAGAAGGAGGATTACAATGTTAG